The DNA region CAAAGGAAGGTGTTGCGGTCGTAGACGCGGATCTCGGAGAGGTCGCGCGGGTCGTAGCGGATCGTCACGGGGTGGCCGACGAACGGGGCGAGGGTCGGTGCCAGGTAGCGCTGGCCTTGGAAGTGGATGCCGTCACGTTGCACGGTGCGGTGTTTGGCGACGGTGAGGAGGAGCCCGTCGAGCTGTTCGAGGCTGTCGGGCATGCGGGGCAGCCAGCCGTCGGCGACCCACGCGTCTCGTGGTGAGGTGCCGAGTTCGCGGTGAGGTCGCTCGTTGTAGGTGGTGACGAAGTCGCCGATCGCCTGGTCGAGGGCCGACAGGTCCAGGACCGGTTTCGGTGCCTTGCTGCCGGGTCCGAGGTGGCCCGGCAGCGTGTTGAGGAGTTCGGTGTTGACGGTTCCGAAGAACCGCTCGATCTTCCCCCGGCCTTGCGGGCGGGCGACGGTGGAGTGGATGAGCCGGATGTGCAGCTCGATCGCGGTCCGGTCAAGGTGGTGGCTGGTGAAGTCGGAGCCGTGGTCGACGTACAAGATGTCGGGGATGCCGCACATCGCCCACTGCGGGTCGTTCTTCCGCCAGATCGCCTGCCGTAATGCCAGCGCGGTTTGCAGCGCTGACGGGGCACCGGAGAACACGGTGTAGCCACAGATGGCGCGGGCGTGGTCGTCCATCACCGCGGTCAGCCATGGCCGGTCCGGGCGGCCGTCGGGGCCGACGATGAGGATGTCGAGCTCGGTGTGGTCGGCCTGCCAGATCCGGTTCGGACGATCGGCCCGGAACCGGTACACCAGCTCGTGGCGGTCCCGGTACGAGGCGGGACCTTCCAACGCCAGGGTGACCAGGGCAGGGTCGAGGGCTTGCACGATGGCCCGCACGGTCGAGTAGCTCGGCGCCGGCAGGTGCTGTTGGTCTGCTTCGGCGACGGTCAGCCGATACAGGGTGGCGATGCTGGGTCGGGGCCGGGTCAGCGCGAGCCGTTCGACGAAGAGCACCACGTCGGCACTGGTGCGGCGTTGGCCGGCGTCGGTTCGGGGTCGGGGTTCCAGTGCGGCGATGCCGCCGGCGCGGTACCGCTGGTGCCAGCGTTGCAGGGTGCGCTCGCCGACGCCGGTGGAGCGGGCGAGGGCGGCGAGCGGGACCTGGTCTTCGACATGCAGTCGAAGCACCCGCCACCGCCCGTCAGCGTCCACAGCCGCCTACATCCTCGTCACATTCCGCTGTCCTTGCGGGCCGCGAAGGCTTGCTGGTGGCGGTACAAGGTCGCGCGGCTCCACCCAACCAGCCGGGCCGCGTCTTCGGCGGTGCGGCCTTTCGCCCGGGCGTCGGCGGCGATCGCGAGCTTGTCAGCGATCACCACCGGGTCCGACAGTGGCCGGCCGAATCGGGTGCCGTTCTGCCGGGCAGCGGCGATGCCAGCGTTGACGCGCTCCACGATCAGCTCTCTTTCGTACTCGGCGAGCGTGGCCAGCATGTTCAACATCAGCCGTCCGGTCGAGGTGGCCGGGTCGATCCCGTCCGACACCGACCGCACCGCCACGTCGCGGTCGCGGAGTAGGTTCACGGTGTTGAGGACGTCGATGAGTGACCGGCCGAGCCGGTCGACCCGCCACACCACCACCGTGTCGCCCGGCTCGGCGTAGCCGAGCAGCTTCTGCATGCCGGGCCGCTCAGCTGCCGACCTGCTGCCGGAGGTGATATCGGCGAACACGTCACGCTTCTGCACCCCGGCCGCCACCAGCGCGTCCAGCTGCAGCTGCGCATCCTGGCTCGCTGTGCTGACCCGCGTGTATCCGAGTTGCCTCACCCTCAACAGTCTGCCTCAGAAACCCCTCGCCACGCCCGGCCCGAGACGCATTACGGCGAGACTTCTTTCTGAGACATACTCCCAGTCCCTCGGTAGGCAGGCGGCAGGGCGGCTCGATCTCACGCCAGACGTGTCTCAAGAATCTGTAGTTTTATGAGTCACTTGTCTTGCTCAGCGGCTGCGGCAGTTCGCGCAGCTGTCCATCAGCTCGATGCTTCAGGCGGGAAGATGGGTGACGAGGGCGCGGGCGGCCGTGATGCCGAGTTGGAGTACGAGTTCGCGGGGTTGACCGCGGTCGAGCTGGCGGAATCCGGCGTCGAGGATGCCGACGGTCAGTCCGGTGGCGATGGGTACTCGTTCGGGATGGTTCTGCAGGAGGTCTGTCCAGGCGTTGGTGAGGGTGTTGCGCATGCCGGTGTGGGCGTGGGCGACGGTTTCGTCGATCGAAGCGTTCAGCGACTGGGTTCGTGCGGCTTCCATCAGCCATCCGTGGCCGGTGGCGGCGGCTTGTTCGAGGTTGGTCCGCACCCAGGCGACCACGCGATCCTCCGGGCTGCCGGCGATCTCCATCGCTGCCGAGACCGTGGTCAGCCACTCGGGTAGGTAGCGGTCGACGACCAGGCTGCGGAGGTCTTCGACGGAGTCGACGTAGCGGTAGATGCTGTTGCGGGCGATGCCGGCCGCTGAGGTGACGGCGCCGGCAGTCAGGTGGCTGGACGGTGATTCGCGCAGGATGGCTTCGGCAGCGTCGATCAGGCGGGTCCGGATCATCGCGCGGTGCTCGGCAACCGTGGGCGCATCGATCTTCGGCACCGTTCCTCCTTCGCGAGATCGTTCCCTTCATGGGCGACTGACACCGCGGATCGCGTGACGGTCACACCCTGAGCAATGTTAGCGACATCACCGTCCCGAAATTTGCGGACACAGCGTCACGAACATAGGGTTGAGCCTGTTAGAGACAGTCCGTCGCAATACTGGAGGTGGTCGTGAGAAAGGCAGAGTCGGTTCTGTTCCGTCTGTCAGCGGGATGGACCGTGGTCGGGTTGGCCAGTGGGCTTGCCTATCGAGAGTTAACCCGCTCGACCGGGTTCAGCGGGTTCACCCAGCTCGCGGTGGTGCACACCCACACGCTGGTCCTGGGCACGATCGTGGGCCTGCTGGTACTTGCCTTGCAGCGGGTCTACCGGCTCGGTGAGGATCGCCGGTTCGGCTGGTTCGTGTGGATCTGGACCATTGGACTCGTCCTCACCGCCGGCGCGATGGCGGTCAAGGGATCGCTGCAGGTGCTCGGTTCAGCTGCCGCCGACTCATCGGCCCTGGCCGGTGTCTCCGGGCTGGGCCACGTCGTGTTGACCGTCGGCTTCGTGCTCGTGTTCTTGGTGCTGGGACGCCGCATCCGCCACACCCAGCAGGAGTCCGACACCGAGACCGCGACCACGCAGGCCATGCCGGCATGAGTGCGCTTCAGCCTGACGAGACGCTGGTGACAGCTGAGCGTGCGCCCGAAGCTCAGCGTCGGGCCTGGGCGGGATTGTGGGTGCTGGCGGCAGCGTTGGCCATGATCGTGCTGGACGGCACCATTGTCGGCGTCGCGTTGCCGGCAATCATCACCGATCTGCACCTGGATCTCACTGACGCGCAGTGGGTGAACAGCCTGTACTCGGTGGTTTTTGCCGCTCTGCTGCTGACCGCCGGCCGCCTAGGTGACCGGTGGGGGCGGCGGAGGTTGCTGCTCGCAGGTGTCACAGTGTTCGTTCTCGGCAGCATGCTGGCTGCGTCCGCCGGCGACGCCGCGGCGCTGCTCTCCGCGCGTGCCCTGCAGGGTGTCGGCGGGGCGATGGTGCTGCCGTCCACGTTGTCCACGGTTAACGCCACGTTCCGCGGCCGCGACCGGGCTGCGGCGTTCGGGATTTGGGGGGCGGTCATGTCCGGCGCGGCCGCGCTCGGACCACTGCTGGGCGGCTTCCTCACGCAGGTGTCGAACTGGCCGTTGGTGTTTTGGATCAACGTGCCGATCGGCCTCGCCGTGGCAGTCGCCACCATGCTGCTCGTCGACGAGACCCGCGGCACCAAGGCCGCTGGGATCGGCGTCGACGTTCCCGGGCCGCTGCTCAGTGCTGCCGGGCTCGCCCTGATCGTGTTCGGGCTGATCGAGAGCAGCTCGCTGGGCTGGTGGACACCGACCGGCTCGCCGGCATTGTTCGGGCCGGCCTGGCCCGCCGCCGCCCCGGTCTCACCGGTGCCGGTCGCCCTAGCCGTCGGAGTCGTGCTGCTGGCTGCGTTCCTGGTCGTGGAGTCTCGTCGGCAGCGCAGCGGCCGCACCACCGTCCTCGACCTGCGGCTGTTCACACTCCCGACCTTCAGCTTCGGCAACACCACCGCGCTGCTCGTAGCGGTCGGTGAGTTCGCCCTCCTCTTCGTCCTCCCGCTCTTCTTGGTGACCTCGCTTGGGCTCAGCATGCTGTCGGCCGGTCTGGTGCTGGCCTCGATGGCCACGGGAGCGTTCCTGTCCGGTGCGGTCGCCCGCCACCTGGCAGCCCGCTTCGGCCCGACCCGGGTGGTGGTCCTCGGCCTCGCCCTGGAAGTGGTGGGCGCCACCGCGGCCGCGCTCGTCACCACTGCCAGCGGGCCCGGCTGGGCGGTAGCCGCCGCACTCCTGCCCTACGGGCTCGGGCTGGGCTTGGCGTCGGCGCAGCTGACCTCCACCACCCTCCGCGACGTTCCCCCCAGTCAGTCCGGGACCGGGTCGGCCACCCAAAGCACCGTCCGTCAACTCGGCGCCGCGCTCGGCAGCGCCGTCGCCGGCACAACCCTCGCCGCCGCCCTCACCACCCACCAGACCCCAACCGCACTCGCCGACCCGACCGCGTTCCCCGCCGCCAGCGCCTCAGCCCTCTGGGTCGCCGTCGCCATCCTCGCGATCGCCACCCTCACCGCCTGGGCGCTCGACCACACCAGCCGTCGGCAGCCAGAAACCGCCCCCCAGATCACCCCACCAGCAATTCAGGAGAAGTCATGCTCGCCCCAGCCATCGTGATCATCACCCTCGCGCTCGTCTTCTACTCCATCGGCATCTGGGCCGAACGCATCCAAGGCATCCTCAAACCCTGGCACGCCGTCTTCTTTGGCCTCGGCCTCGCCGCCGACGCCACCGGCACCTTCCTCATGACCCAAATCGCCGCCAGCCGCCGCACCGAAGGAATCCAAGCGAGCGGACTCAGCTCCGTGATGGCCGTCAGCGGAACCATCGCCATCGTATTGATGGCCATCCACCTTCTCTGGGCCATCGTGGTCCTCATCCGCAACCGCGAGCACGAGAAGCAGACGTTCCACCGCTTCAGCATCGCGGTATGGGTCCTCTGGCTCATCCCCTACATCATCGGCGCCGCCTCCGCTATGGCCGGATGAATCAGCCGTAGCCGATGCAGGCACGACTCCCGCCACCGAGCGCTGCAAGTTTGCCGCCACTAAACGCTGCCGCCCATAACCCTGACCCCGGTGTCACCGGCCTGGCTGTCTCGGTTGAGGGACCCCTTGCGGGCCACTGGTCAGTCTCTGCCCGTCGGCGAGAGTTGAGGGACACATCTCCAGATTTCTCCCTCGCCCCGTTCACCGGGCTCGATCCAGAAGTGGACGAACCTCTACGAGTCCATGACGATGATCACCTCGAGCACCCGTGGGCCGTGCACGCCCTCGACCCGGTTGAGCTCGATGTCGCTCGTCGCGCTCGGCCCGCTGATCATGGTCAGCGGACGGTCCGCCTGCAGCCTGGCCAGCATCTCCGGCACGTCGGGCACGACGGCGCTCTGCGCCACCACGCACAGGTGGTAGTCCGGGACCAGCGTGAGCGCCCGTCGGCCCTGGTCGGGTGAGGCGTCCAGCACCAGGGTGCCGGTCTCCGCGGCCGCCACCGCGCAGCCGGTGACGGTGCCGCCCAGCTGGTCGAGCGCGGCCACCGACAACGGCGCCTCCGCGCTGTCCCGGTGCAGCTCGGCGCTCACCTCGGCCGTCCACGCCGGCGGCAGACCCGGCGGTACGACCAGCGTGGTCAGCCCCCGATCGGCCACCGCCGCGGCCACCGTGGTGGCCAGCTCGGCCTGCGTGCTGGTCCGCACCAGTGCCTTGTAGTCCTCGAGCCGGTCGACCAGCAGCTCGACCACGTCGTCCATCGACCGGTTGGGCTGATCGCGGTAGGAGCGGTCGACGTCGGCGTACGCGGGCGCCACCGAGGGCGGCGCGAGCTCGTGCGCCCGCGCGATCCGGGCCAGGATCTCCTGTCGGGCGCTCATCGCTGTCCCCCCTCGTGCTCGGCGGTCCACCAGTCGCGGAAGCTCTGCGTCGGTGGGCGCGGGATGTCCCGCGACTGCGTCCAGGCGTCGGCCAGCGGCAACGGGATCGGCCCGATCACCCCGCGCTTGCGTCCGAGCACCCGGCCGGCCCGTGCCCCGCGGACCGCCGCGCTCCAGCGCTTGTCGTTGCTCATCACCCAGGACGCGGCCTTCATGATCGCGCTCTCCGCACTCGGCAGCCGGTGCTCGGCCCGGTGGGTCTCCACGTGCGCGTTCCGCAGGTGCACCAGCATCGAGGGGATGTCGATCTTCACCGGGCAGGCGTCGTAGCAGGCGCCGCACAGCGAGCTGGCGTACGGCAGCGAGGCGTTGTCCTCGACCCCGGTCAGCTGCGGCGACAGGACCGCCCCGATCGGACCCGGGTAGACCGACCCGTACGCGTGCCCGCCGGCCCGCTCGTAGACCGGGCAGACGTTGAGGCACGCGCTGCAGCGGATGCAGTTGAGCGCGTCCCGGCCGTGGGCGTCGGACAGCACCGCGGTGCGGCCGTTGTCGAGCAGCACCAGATGGAACTCCTGCGGACCGTCGCCGGGGGTGACCCCGGTCCACATCGACGTGTACGGGTTCATCCGCTCCCCGGTGGAGGACCGGGGCAGGAGCTGCAGGAACACCTCGAGATCTGTCCAGCGGGGCACCAGCTTCTCGATCCCCATCACGGTGATCAGGGTCTCGGGCAGCGTCAGGCACATCCGGCCGTTGCCCTCGGACTCGACCACCCCGAGGGTGCCCGTCTCGGCGATGCCGAAGTTGGCGCCGCTGATGGCGACCCGGGCGGACAGGAACTTCCGGCGCAGGTGCTGCCGCGCGGCGGCGGCCAGCACGGCCGGCTCGTCGGTGAGCTCGGGGTCGACGTCCGCCATCTCACGCAGGAAGATCTCGCGGATCTCCGAGCGGTTGCGGTGGATCGCCGGGACCAGGATGTGCGACGGCTTGTCGTGCCCCAGCTGGACGATCAGCTCGGCCAGGTCGGTCTCGTAGGCCGCGATCCCCTGGCTCTCCAGGTGCTCGTTCAGCCCGATCTCCTGGGTTGCCATCGACTTGACCTTGACCACCTCGTCGGCACCGGTGGCCCGGACCAGCCGGGTGACGATCTCGTTGGCCTCGGTCGCGTCGCGGGCCCAGTGCACGGTGCCGCCGCGGGCCGTCACCTTCTCCTCCAGCTGCAGGAGATAGGTCTCCAGATCGCCCATGGTGTGGCGCTTGAGCTGGCTGCCGGCCTCGCGCAGCGCCTCCCAGCCGGCGACCTCACCGACCACCTGGGCCCGCTTGGTCCGGATCGTCTGGGTCGCGTGGCCGAGATTGGCGCGGAGCTGGCCGTTGGCCAGCGCCCGGCGGGCCGCCACCGGGAACGTCTCGTCCCCGCGGAGGTTGCCCACGCCGCGGGGCGAGGTGGGCAGGGCGGGCATGCCCAGCAGCACCGGTTCACTCATGGGACCCCTCCAGCTCCGTCGGCGTCAGCGCCGGCAGGTCGTCCTTGGTCTGGGCGAGGATCTCGGCCAGGTGCAGCGCGCGGGTGCCGCTGCGCAGGCGGGTCAGACCGCCACCGATGTGCATCAGGCAGGAGGAGTCACCGGCGGAGCAGAACTCGGCCCCGGTGTCGAGCACGTTGCGCATCTTGTCGGCGAGCATCGCCGTCGAGGTGTCGGCGTTCTTCACCGCGAAGGTGCCACCGAAACCGCAGCACTGGTCCGCCTCCGGCAGCTCGACCAGGCGCAGCGCCTCGACCTCGCGCAGCAGCTGGAGCGGCTTCTCCCCAACCCGCAGCATCCGCAGCGAGTGACAGGTCGGGTGGTAGGTCACCGTGTGCGGGAAGTAGGCGCCGACGTCGGTGACGCCGAGCACGTCGACCAGCAGCTCCGACAGCTCGTACGTCCGGTGGCCCACCGCCTCGGCGTCCTCGGCCAGGGCGGCGCTGCCGTAGGTGGAGGCGACCAGGCCGTGCTGGTGGCGTACCGAGCCGACGCAGGAGCCCGACGGCGCCACGATCACGTCGTACGGCTCGAAGGTGCGCACGTAGCGCTCCACCAGCGGCAGCGCCTCCCGCTGGTAGCCGGTGTTGACGTGCATCTGACCGCAGCAGGTCTGCTGGTCGGGGAACACGACCTGGTGACCGAGGCGCTCGAGCAGCCGGACGGTGGCCCGGCCCACCTGCGGGAACATGGTGTCGGCCAGGCAGGTGACGAACAGCGCGATCCTCACGGGATCACCGGGACCATCCACGACAGGACCGTCGCCTGGAGGATGACCAGCACCGTGAAGCCGGCGAGCAGCAGCAGGCTCCACCCGATCAGCTTGCGGAAGATGTCGCCCTCCTTGCCGCTCATGCCCACCGCAGCGGCGGCCACGGCCAGGTTCTGCGGGGACAGCATCTTGCCCAGCACGCCGGCGGAGGAGTTGGTGGTGGCCATCAGCACCGGCGACAGACCGATCTGGTTGGCCGCCGTCACCTGGAGCAGACCGAAGAGGGAGTTCGAGGAGGTGTCGGAACCGGTGATCGCGACGCCCAGCCAGCCCAGCACGGGAGAGAACACGACGAAGAGCATGCCAGCCGACGCGAGGGCGTTGCCGAGGGTGGCGGTCTGGCCGGAGAGGTTCATCACGAAGGACAGACCCAGCACCGCCATCACGGTGACGATGGTGAAGCGCAGCTTGACCAGGGTGTCCCGGTAGGCGGTCAGCGCCGCCTTCAGCTTGATCCGGTAGAGCGCACAGGTGACCAGCCCGGCCAGCAGCAGCAGGGTGCCGGTGCCCTTGAGGTGGTCCAGCTTGAACGTCTGCGCCGACGCGGGCTTGCCGGCGGCGTTCACCACGTCCAGTCCGGGCCAGCGGAACGTGGTCGACCCGATGTGGCTGAGGCCCGCCTTGATCACGGGGATCTGGCTGAGGGAGAAGATCACGATGATGATCACGTACGGGGCCACGGCCATCCAGGTCCGGTGACCGCTGGCGGCGGGCGGCGAGCCGGCGGGGACCGACGCAGAACCGGTCGGGGTCGTGGTGACGGTCGACACCGAGGTGCCGCCGGAGGCGCCGGCGCTGCTCGCACCCGAGCGCTCCGGGGCCAGCGCGGCGTCCAGGTCCTCCGAGGCGTCCAGCGGCAC from Microlunatus phosphovorus NM-1 includes:
- a CDS encoding (Fe-S)-binding protein; the protein is MRIALFVTCLADTMFPQVGRATVRLLERLGHQVVFPDQQTCCGQMHVNTGYQREALPLVERYVRTFEPYDVIVAPSGSCVGSVRHQHGLVASTYGSAALAEDAEAVGHRTYELSELLVDVLGVTDVGAYFPHTVTYHPTCHSLRMLRVGEKPLQLLREVEALRLVELPEADQCCGFGGTFAVKNADTSTAMLADKMRNVLDTGAEFCSAGDSSCLMHIGGGLTRLRSGTRALHLAEILAQTKDDLPALTPTELEGSHE
- a CDS encoding Mu transposase C-terminal domain-containing protein; translated protein: MDADGRWRVLRLHVEDQVPLAALARSTGVGERTLQRWHQRYRAGGIAALEPRPRTDAGQRRTSADVVLFVERLALTRPRPSIATLYRLTVAEADQQHLPAPSYSTVRAIVQALDPALVTLALEGPASYRDRHELVYRFRADRPNRIWQADHTELDILIVGPDGRPDRPWLTAVMDDHARAICGYTVFSGAPSALQTALALRQAIWRKNDPQWAMCGIPDILYVDHGSDFTSHHLDRTAIELHIRLIHSTVARPQGRGKIERFFGTVNTELLNTLPGHLGPGSKAPKPVLDLSALDQAIGDFVTTYNERPHRELGTSPRDAWVADGWLPRMPDSLEQLDGLLLTVAKHRTVQRDGIHFQGQRYLAPTLAPFVGHPVTIRYDPRDLSEIRVYDRNTFLCVAIDEDHPNQRLSLRDIETARRARRRQLRRALNDRIPTVAHRDQPHTTPDPAPRRQRLRTYEEDDR
- a CDS encoding LutC/YkgG family protein; this translates as MSARQEILARIARAHELAPPSVAPAYADVDRSYRDQPNRSMDDVVELLVDRLEDYKALVRTSTQAELATTVAAAVADRGLTTLVVPPGLPPAWTAEVSAELHRDSAEAPLSVAALDQLGGTVTGCAVAAAETGTLVLDASPDQGRRALTLVPDYHLCVVAQSAVVPDVPEMLARLQADRPLTMISGPSATSDIELNRVEGVHGPRVLEVIIVMDS
- a CDS encoding L-lactate permease; the encoded protein is MFQQLLSPVAGSLALSALVAALPLVLLFVLLGVLRVKAWKAALAGLASSALLATLVWQMPVGQTLAATTEGMFYGLFPILWILINALWVYQLTVVTGWFEVLGARIRAISDDQRILAILIAFCFGALLESLAGFGAPVAISAAMLIAAGMKPFKAAIVSLLANTAPVAFGAMGAPIITLSAVTGIDLHTLSSMAGRQTPFVALFVPLILVFLVDGKRGIKQTWPVALVAGATFGLAQFVTSNFITVEITDIVAAIATVVVVLIMLRFWKPANAVPLDASEDLDAALAPERSGASSAGASGGTSVSTVTTTPTGSASVPAGSPPAASGHRTWMAVAPYVIIIVIFSLSQIPVIKAGLSHIGSTTFRWPGLDVVNAAGKPASAQTFKLDHLKGTGTLLLLAGLVTCALYRIKLKAALTAYRDTLVKLRFTIVTVMAVLGLSFVMNLSGQTATLGNALASAGMLFVVFSPVLGWLGVAITGSDTSSNSLFGLLQVTAANQIGLSPVLMATTNSSAGVLGKMLSPQNLAVAAAAVGMSGKEGDIFRKLIGWSLLLLAGFTVLVILQATVLSWMVPVIP
- a CDS encoding LutB/LldF family L-lactate oxidation iron-sulfur protein encodes the protein MSEPVLLGMPALPTSPRGVGNLRGDETFPVAARRALANGQLRANLGHATQTIRTKRAQVVGEVAGWEALREAGSQLKRHTMGDLETYLLQLEEKVTARGGTVHWARDATEANEIVTRLVRATGADEVVKVKSMATQEIGLNEHLESQGIAAYETDLAELIVQLGHDKPSHILVPAIHRNRSEIREIFLREMADVDPELTDEPAVLAAAARQHLRRKFLSARVAISGANFGIAETGTLGVVESEGNGRMCLTLPETLITVMGIEKLVPRWTDLEVFLQLLPRSSTGERMNPYTSMWTGVTPGDGPQEFHLVLLDNGRTAVLSDAHGRDALNCIRCSACLNVCPVYERAGGHAYGSVYPGPIGAVLSPQLTGVEDNASLPYASSLCGACYDACPVKIDIPSMLVHLRNAHVETHRAEHRLPSAESAIMKAASWVMSNDKRWSAAVRGARAGRVLGRKRGVIGPIPLPLADAWTQSRDIPRPPTQSFRDWWTAEHEGGQR
- a CDS encoding DUF2871 domain-containing protein: MRKAESVLFRLSAGWTVVGLASGLAYRELTRSTGFSGFTQLAVVHTHTLVLGTIVGLLVLALQRVYRLGEDRRFGWFVWIWTIGLVLTAGAMAVKGSLQVLGSAAADSSALAGVSGLGHVVLTVGFVLVFLVLGRRIRHTQQESDTETATTQAMPA
- a CDS encoding HsmA family protein; translation: MLAPAIVIITLALVFYSIGIWAERIQGILKPWHAVFFGLGLAADATGTFLMTQIAASRRTEGIQASGLSSVMAVSGTIAIVLMAIHLLWAIVVLIRNREHEKQTFHRFSIAVWVLWLIPYIIGAASAMAG
- a CDS encoding recombinase family protein — protein: MRQLGYTRVSTASQDAQLQLDALVAAGVQKRDVFADITSGSRSAAERPGMQKLLGYAEPGDTVVVWRVDRLGRSLIDVLNTVNLLRDRDVAVRSVSDGIDPATSTGRLMLNMLATLAEYERELIVERVNAGIAAARQNGTRFGRPLSDPVVIADKLAIAADARAKGRTAEDAARLVGWSRATLYRHQQAFAARKDSGM
- a CDS encoding MFS transporter, producing the protein MTAERAPEAQRRAWAGLWVLAAALAMIVLDGTIVGVALPAIITDLHLDLTDAQWVNSLYSVVFAALLLTAGRLGDRWGRRRLLLAGVTVFVLGSMLAASAGDAAALLSARALQGVGGAMVLPSTLSTVNATFRGRDRAAAFGIWGAVMSGAAALGPLLGGFLTQVSNWPLVFWINVPIGLAVAVATMLLVDETRGTKAAGIGVDVPGPLLSAAGLALIVFGLIESSSLGWWTPTGSPALFGPAWPAAAPVSPVPVALAVGVVLLAAFLVVESRRQRSGRTTVLDLRLFTLPTFSFGNTTALLVAVGEFALLFVLPLFLVTSLGLSMLSAGLVLASMATGAFLSGAVARHLAARFGPTRVVVLGLALEVVGATAAALVTTASGPGWAVAAALLPYGLGLGLASAQLTSTTLRDVPPSQSGTGSATQSTVRQLGAALGSAVAGTTLAAALTTHQTPTALADPTAFPAASASALWVAVAILAIATLTAWALDHTSRRQPETAPQITPPAIQEKSCSPQPS
- a CDS encoding TetR/AcrR family transcriptional regulator yields the protein MPKIDAPTVAEHRAMIRTRLIDAAEAILRESPSSHLTAGAVTSAAGIARNSIYRYVDSVEDLRSLVVDRYLPEWLTTVSAAMEIAGSPEDRVVAWVRTNLEQAAATGHGWLMEAARTQSLNASIDETVAHAHTGMRNTLTNAWTDLLQNHPERVPIATGLTVGILDAGFRQLDRGQPRELVLQLGITAARALVTHLPA